ATGACATAATTATATCTTCATATACTATATTAGATGACTCGATATAGCATGTTTATAACATTCTTGCCCACTTTGAAGGTGCTATGTTCGACTATTATTGCCTCatgacttttttcttcttcttttgggtggggggtggggggggtcTCATGATTTAACCCAAAAGTATTACCTGTTGTTTTCTTTTGCTTCAGCAATTGTATTATTTGTTGTCGTTATTGTTCTCTTCCTCATTGTTTTTACTTTACTTGAGCTGGGGGCCTATTTGAAACCGTCTCTCCAGCTTCACAAGGTAGGGATTAGGCagatcccacttgtgggattacactgggtttaTTGGTGTTGTACTTATATCCCCCCCCCACCACCaccaaacacacacacaaaataaaTACTATTCATTCTGATATGTTCGATTTTCATTAGTTATTGGAGATTGTTGTGCCACTTCCGCTTTTGACTATAGTTCTTTATGTTATGGAATTAAGTTATGTCGCTCGGACTCTTCAAGAATGTCCAcaggtgcgtgtcggatcctccaaaaatagtgtaattttgaaggatccgacacgggtaaGGTAACTCTTTTGGAGAATCCTAGCAACTTAGGTCAATTAAGTCCATATTAGGATGATGGTCTAGTTTAGCAGTCATCAATGGTTAGAGGTGTCCTAAAATTGCAGGTCAAAGGTACAACTTCGAGACTTGTATTATTGACTCCCTGGTTTTCTAACAACGTTGGTTTAAGGCACACCTTTAAACTTGTATCATTGTTGTATCACTTTCTTGTTCATTTCAGTTCATTAAGTTCTTAAATTGAATTGCGGTCCTTGATGTTTAGGTTTCCTAACTAAGGGAACACCTCTACAATTCGTGTGATTCGGATCTGTTGATTTGCGTTTTAATCAGAACATTTTAGTAGAAGAAGATGAACACAACACCATCAAGAGAATTATGAACTTTTAGTTGAACATAGTCAAAGGGCACACATGATAAATGTGTTTGAAGGAAGCATTCCTTTCTTCTTAGACGTATAAAGGTTTTACCGTGTGCATGACATTGTGTTCCGTTATCACAAATGTTTTTGAACCTAtaggtggggcccttccccggaccctgcgtgtagcgggagctttagtgcaccgggctgcccttttttttttaggTGCCATAAAACAGTGTTTCGGTTATCAAGGATCTAGCTTACTAATTAACCAAGGAAAATAACATTTTTGTGTCTAGATGTGCATTCTCAAAGTTGGCGTGGTTACTTGCCGGTTGAGGCCAAGTTTAAGtgtttgtttatgtattatgccattaAACATACAACATTAACTTAAaccaaaaagaagagaaatacaTTGAAAACAAACTAGACAAAGTAACAAGAGAATTACGATACAGATAATGACCTATATGCACAAGGAAATGCTCGGCTGGAACAACAAAATTCCAGTTCTTTctcatattatatttgtatataagtTGAAAAAAGCATGTCAATTTCGATACCAGTATTCACACTGTACAATCTTTCTAAagtcaaaacaacaaaaataatgataTTGAAATGTCCTTCTAATATAGCATTGGCTTCAAATTGTCAAAAACCATCATAGATACCTCTCTGGGAATTCTAAGTTTTTTCTCCTTCGGTTTTATCCAATATCAAATACTTCTATCTTCCTTCTTTACGAGTGTCTCTTGAGGATGCAATTACGGATCAAATCCCTACACCTTTTTTTGCTTCAAATCTCAACAGTAACTTTTGTCGTTTCACTTGTTTGCTTACAATCCGCATCTGATTTTGGATGAACAACCGGTAATAGTTTGGATGGATTGCTTCCCATGTCCTTTGTTTTGTGAAGGAGAAAAGTACCGCAGAGGATAGTTCCAAAACCACATAACCCTGTAACTATCTGGGTTGCATTCTGATGAACATAATCCTGAATCCGAAAATGTATCACCAAAATTAGACAAGTGGGAATACAACTTTCCAATCAAATGAATTAATCGAGAACAAAACAGTATATACTCATTAGTAAATAGATAAGCCGATAATTCAACTATTATATTCTTTTTTGTTTGCCTCAAAAGTTCATCTTCCCAACATTTCGAGATAACTTTCTGTTCTCTCGAACATCGCTTCTTTCCCTTTACAACATTGAATTTGATATAATCTATTTATCCTTTTACCCGCATTAATTTTATTACTGCAGCTACAAAAGTACAAATAACCTATCCATGTGATATCAAAGAAATGGAAATTGATAAAACTAAGAATTCTGAATAGCCATAACTACAAAACTGAATGTCAAATTACCTTAAACATTATCATGCTTGCAGCAATGGTCAGTGTGGTAAACATGACGTAGTATATCGGGGAAACCACAGCGGTATTAAATGTGTCAAGTGCCTGCGGAACATACAATAGTCATGTAAACATTTATAATCTCCAGTAGCTTGAGATTGAGATGCAGTTGATCGATAGATATAGGCACTAGTTTTGGGTGAAATGAAAGATGAGAAGTATGAATAACTTATACAAACCAAATCTACATATCAGAAAACCGATTTTACTTAGAACTCTATAATTATAAAGGAATGGCAACACGAGTACCTTGTTCAAATAGTTCAGCTGCAAAATAATAAAGATGACGACATATACTACAAAAAACCATGTCTGAAAATACTTGAATTGATTTTGTCCTTCTAATGTGAGCTTCAAAGCCATTCCAATTGCTTTGACACCCATAACCTGAATAACTACCAGAAAACAACCGTGAGATAATATGTACAAAATGTACACATGGAACCATGGACTACTAGAGTACATGGAAGAGAATAACAGACCGTGAGAGATCCCGCAAGAGAACAGATTCCGATGTAGACAACCAAATGTGACTGCCCATAACGAGGCACATACCAGATTATGAGGATAAGTATCATCACCAGAACTGCGACAGCATAGGTGAGGAACCCTGCCCTtatcaaaactcttttggttagtTCTTATAAACAAAGCATGTTGATGCTAAAGGAAGATGGCATGTATCTGGCTTGTAATTTGCAAGTCCATCACTTCACTATATTTACGTATTTGTGGAAAATTTGTATGTTAGCAAGTGTTTAGATAGGCGAATCTGGAGTTTAGAGTCAGTGGGTTCAAAATGAGtgtatcttgttatatatttaagaaGAAAGTTGTTGTATGTATACataaattaaacatcatgatatTCTCCAGAAGGTGCAAGTAGCACATGTTGAGGATAAATAAGTGAAGGTCgcttgagatggtttggtcatgtcaTGCATCGACCTACATATCCACTGGTTTGCGGGTGTGAAATTGTTGTGAGTGAAGGTGTTAAAAGAGGATGAGTTGTCTCGATAGACCTACGATTTCTTGGTATCAATGCAGACTTAACTAAGACGCAATGGAAGAAAAAGATCTGTATAGGTGATAACTGATATCTACTAGTGGAATAGGATTTAGTTTTGTTAGAGAACttctaatattataattattattactattattcatatatttaacttattttcactttattttaatttgatatgatGATGACATGAGTGAGCTTATATTGAGGATTCATATAGCCAGCCCCCCAActtgtgtgtgtgtgtctgtTTCGAGCTGAATCTGACGGATTCAGTTGAACCGGCAGAACCTTCCCTAAACTCACAACTCACCTCTGAGAATAACGAAAGAAAGTAACTTTCAATCAACTTGAATATACCTGGCGCTGTTGCGAGGTGCCAGATATACTTGACAGATTCAATTTTCTTCTCTACTGGGGCATGTAAGACAATAGAAACGGAGCCAACCACGCAGAGGAGACAACCAACTACCCCAAAGATATGCAGCTTCTCTTTCAAAATAAAATGGGCTAACACTGCACTGCACATGAAAGTTATATCAGTATTGAACTATAGAGCTATGTGCTCGGCCTGTTCAGAAACATTGCCAGGTGCATGTCGGATCTTTCAAAAGTAAGTTTATTTTCCTGAGTATTTGACACAGGTGTGGCAGCAGTTTTGgtgagttcgagcaacatagctaAAACAAGCTTCTTGATTAACAGTTCTACCCAGTGATGCTACATAACGACGTACCTGACAATCATACTTAAAGCCCCTAAGGGTGTCACAAGTACTGCTGGGGCATATGCATAAGCAGCAAAGTTAGCTCCCTCTCCAATAATCACTACAAGAGGTCGGAAGGTTAGCGTTAAATATAACTGAAAAACTGACTGTTCCTGAAATATTTTGAAACTAGATACTATTGCTCTGGTTACTTCTTTCAAATTAGCAATTACAGCATTCCATTTCCACCATCTTCATGCATTTTTCTCTAAGTCAAGGTCTTTGTATGTATTAATGTGATAGAAATACTTTCACCTGTGTTGAATAATCTTACATATGCATATTAtcctatgttgctcagactcttcaaaaacgTCAACAGgtgtgtcggattctccaaatgctgtgtatttttggagagtccgactAGGGTGTGGCATCAAAAGTTGAGTGTCCGTGCAACTTAGCATATATCTAGTGAGATTTTCATAGATCTTAACATGTTATTAGCTTTTGACCAAGATAGGACTATCAATATTTCACGGCAAATTCAAGCAAGTTGAGATTGGCTATATGGTGTACGAGTCGTGCTAATAAAAAAAGTAGTATGAGTTATGTGTCTTACTAGATAACATTCCAGCCCACCACCAAGGTTCCAACAGATAGGAGTGGCCTCCTGAACCTGTTCAAAATTAAGCATAATTGGTAATCATAGTAACTTAGCCACAAGAACAAAAGACAGCACAACTTTAGAAGAATAAATTGTATTATGTACAGGCAAAAAATCTTCAATGGTAGCAAATAACAGAAATTTTACCTCATCAATATTTATCATATGGTTAGAAAGGTTTATGTATGATTTAACATCCAAAATTTCAATACAAAACCAAAAACTAGGTAACCTAGATGTCTCTAACTATATGAATTAAAACGCGCcgggggtggggggaggggggaggggggagggaaTAGTTAAGTGATCATATGAGAAATCAACTCATTAAAACGGTATGTCAACACAACGAGGGGACATTTTTGAGCAACGTGAAGGCCATTAGAAGAGCATGTGGATGAGCAAGACATAAAAGGGCAGTCAGGTGCGCTAAGCTTTGGCCTTATAAGTAGGGCTTGGGGGAAGGCCAAACCACATTGGCTCTTATCATTTTTCAAACATGAAAGGGCAATCAGGTGCACTAAGCTTCGTCTCTATAAGTAGGGTTTGGGAAGCGATCAGACCACATTGGCTCTATTGTTTGCAACCTTGTCTTGCATTTATGCCGGAGGGTGTTAGGACAACATCCATGAATAGTCTACCCCCACAAGAACAAAACATAATCCAACAATCCACATTGCTaacaaaaaaaactaatgaaatgaaCATATATGGAAATtgaagaagtaaaagaaaaattaacctgCTCTTTTTCCATTTTCACCAGCCTTCTTTAGGCCTTGCTTTTTAATAACAAAGCTAGAACCAATAAAAATACTGGATGATATAGCTAATATAACTCCATGAACATTATCATCTATTCCCCCCATTTAATTAAAAATGGATAGGAATAATCAGATAAAAAAATCTTAATATTCAAAAGCCAATTCTTTCCAACAAATGAAAACCCCTGCATGTGAGAAAAAGCTGACCTTAAAAACCACCAATAAATatcccccaaaaaataaaatggtaGATTTAAGATAAAGGGGTTGATTTTTCTTGCTGGACAGAGCTACCTGGTACCTGTTGCTAGTGGAAGGTCGCAGGTATCCTGTGAAACTAGTCGAGATGCACGTAGGCTGACTCGGACACCAcgattatccaaaaaaaaaaaaatgaagggttGATTTTTTGCTTTTAGTTATATTGCTAAAATATATATCTTGGgtccttttcaatatttttcaatctTTCGGGAAGTTTGTTTGTTTGCAAGAAattatggaaaaagaaaaaaaaaaattcttcccTTTCTTATTTCCCCCTCTCTTCCTCTTTCTGCAGAAAATTGCAGAAATGAGGAGAGAGAAAGGAGGTGATTTGTTTTTTTCGTTTCTCGTTTATAGAGAAACCAATAATTGTTCGTTAGatttttagcaaaaaaaaattaaaaatcacttCAAATTACTTTAGCCACATATTTATGGGATTTATTCCTATAATCTTGCATGTAATTTTTTCCACCTTCTATTTTAGTAGTACTTTAATTTGCGCCCATGCGCGTAAGAAATAAATTCATCATTCCACTACTATACTAAGGTTGAAGAACTTGCGAATGAACTAATGTTCTATTCAGGTATCTAGATATATATTATCGTAAATgataatttttcgtcgaaatagtattatatatatattatctattgcTTAATTATTTTGATGAATGGAGAAAGAGTTTATTGCAAGGACATGAGGTGATGGTCTCCTCTAATTAAGAGAGATTCAATCTAATACTCATCGTAAATTGACTCATGAAATGATTTTATTACATTATATTATAATGAAAATGTATAAATAGTAGTAAGACGAGTGATGTCCAAAAAGATTGAAGTCACAAAATTGTTATAACTTGGGAGACCATTAATTATGAATCTTTTATTATCCGAAACATTTAAGGTTTTTACAAGAgagtgcatataatatatataatagaaaGTTGTTGTCATGCAATCAGAAGATTACGGGTTTAAGCCGTGGAAATAACGTCTGACAGAAATGTAAGATAAAGTTGCATATAATAGATTCTTGTGGTTCGACACTTCTGCGACCCTGTGCTTGCATAGCGAGACCTTTATTGCATCGGTTGCCCTTTTAGTACACATAATAGAAAATTgctatattttgggattaaaaatTATTCTTCTAAATTGTTGACTGTTTTCACAAGATTTAAAGCTTTTAAGTTCCTGTGgtgaaaaggaaataataatcgtttgcatgaataattttattgattgaatACCCTGCTGTCCAATCCTACATGCTCGGGTTCTTTAAAAATGTTATCAAGTGCATATCGAATCTAGTAGTTTATCTTTACCACATAAATAAGCTCAGTGCGAAGCAACCAAAATATAATACTACTAGCTAATTCATCAGACATTTTTTTAGGGAACGTTAGACATCTCTGATGTACTATGTtcgaatttttaaaaaatgtcatCAGTTGTATATCGTAGACAAGTTAATAGTACAAAAAGAAATAGGAGCTACATTGACCATAATACTactagtaatttttttttcacctAACCAAACAACACTTAGTAATGACACTAATTAGGCAACAACTTACTAAACAACTTGTGTAATAAAACTTAGTACTTACTAGTTACTAGCTAGTATTTAATTAGGTAGAAATATAACTAGAAGTTTTGACCAAAATAAgctattttttaaatcaattcattaaagtaatatgttttttttgaaaac
This is a stretch of genomic DNA from Capsicum annuum cultivar UCD-10X-F1 unplaced genomic scaffold, UCD10Xv1.1 ctg3397, whole genome shotgun sequence. It encodes these proteins:
- the LOC107864488 gene encoding probable magnesium transporter NIPA2 isoform X2, giving the protein MLSMIIGEGANFAAYAYAPAVLVTPLGALSMIVSAVLAHFILKEKLHIFGVVGCLLCVVGSVSIVLHAPVEKKIESVKYIWHLATAPGFLTYAVAVLVMILILIIWYVPRYGQSHLVVYIGICSLAGSLTVMGVKAIGMALKLTLEGQNQFKYFQTWFFVVYVVIFIILQLNYLNKALDTFNTAVVSPIYYVMFTTLTIAASMIMFKDYVHQNATQIVTGLCGFGTILCGTFLLHKTKDMGSNPSKLLPVVHPKSDADCKQTSETTKVTVEI
- the LOC107864488 gene encoding probable magnesium transporter NIPA2 isoform X1; amino-acid sequence: MGGIDDNVHGVILAISSSIFIGSSFVIKKQGLKKAGENGKRAGSGGHSYLLEPWWWAGMLSMIIGEGANFAAYAYAPAVLVTPLGALSMIVSAVLAHFILKEKLHIFGVVGCLLCVVGSVSIVLHAPVEKKIESVKYIWHLATAPGFLTYAVAVLVMILILIIWYVPRYGQSHLVVYIGICSLAGSLTVMGVKAIGMALKLTLEGQNQFKYFQTWFFVVYVVIFIILQLNYLNKALDTFNTAVVSPIYYVMFTTLTIAASMIMFKDYVHQNATQIVTGLCGFGTILCGTFLLHKTKDMGSNPSKLLPVVHPKSDADCKQTSETTKVTVEI